DNA sequence from the Terriglobia bacterium genome:
CTGCCTGGCTCAAAAACGTGTCCTCGCTCTTGCGCTGGTCCGGCGTTGAAGCCACCGAGCGCCTGTTTGTCCGGCTGGACAATGAACAGGCCGCTTCGCAGCGATTGGCGCTCATCCGCTTGCTCTCCCGCTTGGGGACGGCGGCCCTGCAGGCCGCGCGGCAACGGCTGCAGCGTCCGGAATGGTACGTGGTCCGCAACGCCTGCAAGATCCTGGGCGACCTCAAAGATCCCGAACTGCTGCAGCACATCCCGGCAGCATTTGCGCACAAGGATGAGCGCGTACAAAAGGCCGCGTTGCAGGCGGTAATTGAAAGCCGCATGCCCCGGCGCGCCGTGGTGCTGGCTGAAGCTTTGCCGCTGCTTCCGCCCGCGCTGGTGGAAGACGCTCTCCTGGACCTGATGTATGAAGCATCGCCGGAGAGCTTGCCTGGCCTGGAGCGCTGCTACAGCCTGCCCATGCCGGTCAACGTGCTGGCCCGCATCGTCAGCGTGGTTGCCGCGGTCCAGCACCAGGACGCCATCTTCGTTCTGGCCGGCATTGTCCGCAACGAAAAACTGCCTCAGATGGTCCGCGACACCGCGTCGCAGGCCATGGAGTTCCGAACCTCCAAGAAAGGGCAGAAAACAGCGCAACTGATTTCCACCTCCAAGGAAGCCGCGGAACTGGTGGTCCAGAAATTCGTGCTCCGCGGAGCCTAGCGCAAAATTGCCCGCACTTCGGGGCCGCAGGGAAGCGACGCTTAGCTTCTTTTTGCGGCCCATTTTTTTCGGGCCCGCAAGCTGGATCTGGCCCAAATTGCGTTCTACAGCCCGCGCAGCGCCGCTGCCACTGGACGCCGCGCCGCCCGCAACGCCGGCGGCAGTCCGCCGAAGATTCCCATGGCCAGCGCAAAAATAATTCCTCCGCCCAGCAACGGTACGGTGATCTGAAACGCAAAAGCCAGATGGGAGAAAGTCTGCCAGTTCATGGCTCCGGTGGTGAGCCCGTTCAGCGGCAGCACGGCCAGGCAGCCCACGGCCCCGCCGACAAAGGAAATGAGCAAGGCTTCCAGCAGGAATGACACCACCACGCTGGCTGTGCCAAAGCCCAGCGCGCGCAACGTGGCGATTTCCCGCGAGCGTTCTGACACCGCGGAGTACATGGTGTTGAGCGCGCCAAACACCGCGCCTATCGCCATGATGCCGGCCACAATCGAGCCCAGAATTTTGATCATCTGGCTCAGCAGCGTTGACTGTTTCTCGTAGTACTCCACCTCGCGGATGATGTCCACGCTCAGCCGCGGATCGGCGGTGATGGAGTCTTTGAACGACTGAAATGCGTCCGGCGACGTCAGGTGCACGGTGACGGAATTGAAGAATTCCTCCGGCCGGTGATAGACCTGCTTGAGGACTTTAGCGTCGCACCACAGCTCAGAGTCAAACGCGCTTCCAGCGGCGTCAAACACGCCAACCACCTGCCAGGTCGCACCGCCGAATTTCACGGAGTTGCCCAGCGCCAGCCCGGCGTAGGTGTGGTTCACGTTGCGGCCAATCATCATTTCAAAAAGTCCCGGCTGGATCATCCGCCCCTGGACAACTTTGATTCTGCTGCGGATGTCCATGGTCTTGGGGGAAATGCCGCGGACTTGCACATTGGCGTCCGTGCCGGTTGTGACCAGCGGAAAGGGCGCAATCAGTATGACCTCTGGGCTCACCAGCGGCTGGCCGCCGGCGCGGGCCACGCCAGCGGCGTCCTGCAGGATTTTCACCTGGTCCAGGGGAACATTACTGTCAATTTCTGAAGTTGATCCAGCGCGTCGCACCAGCGCGTTGTCGTACGACCCCGATGCAACCAGCGTTGCCTTGAATCCCTTGGCCAGCGAAAGCACGGCCACGAACACGCCCACCGTGCCGGCTATCCCCAGTACGGCGACAATGGCTGACGTCCAGCGTTGTCTCACGCTGCGGAAGTTGTAAACCACGGGTATGGCCATTTCACACTCTCCTCAGCGCGTCCACCACGCGCAGGCGCATGGCGCCCAGCGCCGGTGCAAAGCCGCTCACCGCGCCCACCAGCAGGGCCGCGGCCACGCCAATCAGGAACATTTGACCGGAAAGATACAGCAGCGGCAGGAACGCCCTGACTGGGTTTGCGTTGGCCGGCAGCAGCGTAAATCCTTTGGCCAGCAGCAGGCCAATCACTCCGCCCACCAGCGCGATCACCGCGGATTCGCTCAGCACCAGAAACAGCACAAACCGGTCTGAATACCCCACGGCCTTCAGCACCGCAAGCTCCGCCGTCCGCTCACGGACGGCTATGGCCATGGTGTTGCCGGTGACCAGCAGCAGGGTGAAGAACACGATTGCGCCGATGCTCTGGATGAGAAACGCGATGTTTCCCATCTGCTTGGCAAATCCGGCGGCAAAGGCCGCTTCGCTGTCCGTGCGCGTTTCATAATCAGAGTTTGAAAATAGCGCGTCCGTCGCTTTGGCGACGCGCAAGGAATTGTCCGGATTGTCCACCTTGATGGTGTACCAGCCCACCATGCCCAGGTAGCGGTTGACCTTGTTTTGCTCCAGATAGTTTTCAAAATTGTCCCAGTGGAACCAGAACTGGGTTTCATCGTCCTTGGCGCGCGTGCCCTGGTAGATGCCGTCAATGTTGAATTCCCAGGTCCCCGGCAGGAAGGTGCCTTGGATGGGAATGTGGTCGCCCACTTTCCAGCCGAAGCGTTTGGCGGTGAACGCGCCCACGATGGCCCCCTGGCGGTCCTTCACAAAGTTCTGCCATTGGTCTTCCGGGATTTTGAACTCTGGAAACACCTTGCGGTGGTTTTCCACGTCAATCACAAACTGCGGGAAAAAGTTTTTGGGGTCCTGATAGACGCCGCCGAACCAGTTGGCGTGCGTGACTTCCTTTACCCCGGGAATTTGCAGCAGCCGGTCGCGATACGACAAGGGCAGAGGATTCACCAGGCCAATGCGGTTGGTGGCGATCAGCCGGTCCGCGCCGGCCACATCCACGCCCTGATTGAAAGCGTCTTTGATCACCACCAGCAGACCAAACAGGCACATGGCCACGGCGAAGGAGCCGATGGTGAGCACCAGGCGCATTTTCTTGCGAAACAGGTTGGCCAGGATCAAGCCGCGGAATTTCATCGTCCACCTCCGGCCATGGCGTTCTCCCGTTTGCCGGCCTCCACTAGCGCGCCCTTGTCCAGATGCAGCGTGGCATGGGCCCGCTGCGCCACCACCGGATCGTGGGTCACCATCAGCACGGTCTTCTTAAATTCGCCCACCAGCCGGGTGATCAGTTCCATGATCTCGTCCGCGCTCTTGCGGTCCAGGTCGCCTGTCGGCTCGTCGCACAGCAGAAACGTTGGGTCGGACACAATGGCCCGCGCAATGGTCACGCGCTGCTCCTGTCCGCCGGAGAGCTGCCGCGGATAGTGGTGGATGCGGTCGCTCAGGCCCACCAGGTCCAGCGCGGTCTCCACGTGCTTGCGGCGTTCCGCCTTGGAAAGCGAAGTAAGCAGCAGCGGCAGCTCCACGTTCTGAAACGCCGTGAGCACCGGGATGAGGTTGTACATCTGGAACACGAATCCCACGTGCCGGGCCCGCCACTCGGTGAGCGACCCGCGCGACATGTGGGTGATTTCGTCGCCCGCCACAGTAATGCTGCCCGCCGACGGCACATCCAGCCCGCCCAGCAGGTTCAGGAGCGTGGTTTTGCCCGAGCCGCTGGGGCCCATAAACGCCACAAAATCGCCCTGGTCCACGTCCAGGTTCAGTCCTTGCAGCACGTGGATTTCTTCTCCGCCGCGCGAATATTTCTTGTCCAGCCCGCGCGCGCTGATCAGGCTTGAAGTTCCTTTTCCGTCAACACGTACCATGGCTCTTTACTCCTTGGTCCTTATTGTTCAACTCATTGTTTGGCGTCATTGTTTAACGTCAACGCTCTGGCCTTCACGCAGGCCTTCTCCGCCGCGCACCACCACATTGTCGCCCGGTGACAGCCCGGCCATAATCTCCACGTCGCTGCCGTGTTCGGCCCCCAGGCTCACCGCACGGCGTTCCAGCTTGCGGTCTTTTACCAGGAAGACGATGGTCGTCCCGCCGTCATTCCGCACCGCGGACTTGGGGACAATCGCGCGTGCTTGCGGAGCGTTGGCTTTTTTCACCGGCTCCTCGCTCAAGAACGCGACCTTCACGCCCATGTCCGGCAGGATGCGCGGGTCAAGCTGGTCAAACGATACCCTGACTTTCACCGTGGCTTTCTGCCGGTCAGCCGTAGGAATGACCGTGCGCACCGTGGATGGAATCTGCCAGTCGGGGTAGGCGTCCAGCGTGGAAATCACTTTCTGCCCGGCGGTAACGCGAGCGATGTACGATTCGTTCACGTCTACTTCCACTTCCAGCGACTTCATGTCCACCACCGTGGCGATGCCCGTGCGCGTGAACCCGCCGCCGGCGGAGATAGGCGAGACGATCTCGCCGCGCTGCGCGTCTTTGGAGACCACCTTGCCATCGAACGGCGCCCGCACCGTGCAGTTTTCCACATCCTGCTGCGCTACGTTGATGCGCGATACCGCCGCGCGTGTTTGCTCTTTGGTCAGGGCAATCTTCGAGCGCAGACTGTCGGCGAGAGTCTGCGCCGTGTCCAGAGCTTGCGCGCTGTTCACGCCCGCGTCGCGCAAGGACTTGGCGCGCGCCAGTTCGCGATCGGCATTGCCCAACTGGACTTCCAAGTCCGCCAGCGCGGCCGCCGTGGCGTCGCGGTCACTCTTCGCCGACGCCAGCGCCGCGTTGGGTTGCGAGCAATCCAACAGCGCCAGCACCTGGCCCGCGCGGACTTGCAATCCCTCTTCGGCGTAGACCTGTTCCACGCGGCCCGTGACCTTGGCCGCCACCGTCGCCCGGCGGCGCGGCGTGACGTATCCGCTGGCGTTCAGCAGCGCTTGCGCGCGCTGGTCGCCCGCGCTCCGCGCAGCTGACACCTCCACCAGCGGCTTCTGTCCACGCAACGCCAGCAGCAGACTTCCCACCAGCAACAGCGCACCCAGCGCCGCGGCAAAGATTCCCAGCCGCTTGCCGGTCTTGCCGGAGCCGCGCGAGCGGTCGTCAATCTTCAGCGAGCTCAAGTCGTTCCGTGGTGGAAGGGTAGGTGTACTCATAAAGCCTGAACAAAATCCTCTACAAACACTCTAAAGTCTAAACAGTTCACAGCGGGCCTAGCCACCCGCCGCTTTCAATTTTGGCAATTACGGCGATTCTGGCAATTCTGGCAATCTCGCCGGTCACGCGCGATTCCGGCGATCCCCCCGGCCCATCCCCGTTCATCCCCGGAAAATAAGCACTTAGCTCAAGTCATCCCCGGCGATATCCCCAGGCCCGAGTGGCAGAGGTAATGATCAACCGGTTTGCGCCCGCTACCTCATAGCGAATTTTAAGCGAAAATAGTCATCTTGGCAATATAAGACTGGAGTCAAAAATTGCCCTAGACGCTGGCACGGACCACTTGCGACCGCCTGCGAGTCCCGTGAGGCACCGCTTCTCCCGGTTTCAACGCGCTGTTCCTTTGCGTCCTTTGCGTCCTTTGCGGTGAATTCTTCGCCCTTCTGTTTACGGCGACGTCGGCGATAGGCCGGGCTTGACGCTCCGCAGCAGCTCCCGCCTGTTCTTCCGCAGATCGTCCCCGCTGGGCCCTTCCGGATACGGCTGTTCCGCGCCCTTCAACCCTTCCCACAGCACTCGGTTAAAGGACTCGCTATCCAGTTTGTCTTCCACGCTGAAGTCAAACCCTCGCGTCTTCGCCGCCCAGTACTCGGCGTCATGTTGCGCCCCGGAAGACGCGGCCTTGGCGCCCGCTTTCTTCGGCGGCAACGGCAGCTTCGTGGTCCGCAGAACCGCCGGGACACGCGCCGTGTAGCTCCACTCCGCTTGTTTCTCGCTGAACACGTCGGTCATCGGCGGCTGCAGCGCGTCATACAGCCCCAGCGCCCTGATGCCCAGGACTTCCTCGATCGTCCGCAGCACGCTCACCGTGGTGTAGTGTTCGGAAACCACCGCGCCGTGTTTCACGTACGGCCCAATCACGTACGCGATGCTGCGGTGCGCGTCCACGTGGTCCGGACCATTCTGCGCATCGTCTTCGATGATAAAAATCAACGTGCTGCCCGCATATTTGCTGTGCGCGATCTTCTCCGCCACCATGCCGATGGCGTAATCGTTATCGGCAATCTGGGTTTCCACCGTGTTCACGCCGTCCTGGGCTTCTTTGAAAAGGCCGAAGTGATCATGCGGCAGCCGCAGCAGCTCCAGGCTGGGGAATTTGTCCCGCTTGGCGTAATCGTCAAACTCGCGTTCCCATTCCTTGAAGCGCCAGTAGTCGGCAAAGCGCATATCAAAGCTGCGGAAATACGGGTCGGTGATGCTCTCCAGCGCCTGCTTGGTGGGGAACGCCACCCGCGTGCCGCTCCTATGCGGATCATGCAAAAGCGGTACCGGCGGGACGCCCTCCGGCGTCTTGGAGTAATACGCCAGGTCCACGAAGAATCCGTAGTTGCGGACGCTGAGCCCGGCGCGCAGCGCGGAGTCCCACAGGTAACCCGCGCTGGCTTCGTCTTCCGGACCGTCCGGCGCGCCCACGTCCGCCGTCCCCGGCAGCAGATCATCCGGATCATCCACCTTGCCGCGGATTCGTTCTTTCGGTTTGCTCGCGCCCACATTGATGCCCCGGTTGATGCCTTCCACGTCGTAGCCAACGCCGCGCTGGGCGTAGTCCAGTGGAATGGTGCGTTCCACAAAGTCGGTGGCCCGCGCCGCCGTGCTCCAGTTCCAGCCGTTGCCGCTGACCTCGCCGCTGTCATAGAAGTTGTCCAGCGTCACAAATCGCCGCGCCAGTTCGTGATGGTTGGGCGTCATGGCTTCAGGAAAGATATTCAGCTTAGGATCGCCATTGCCTTTCTCCAGGTCGCCCAGCACCTGGTCGTAGCTGCGGTTTTCCTTCACGATGTAAATCACGTGGCGAATCTTAGTCCGCAGAAAGGCGAAAAGCTTCTCGCTTCTTGCGGTGTCTGCGGGGTTTTGCGCAGCGAAGTGGTTGTTGCGCGCTACCTGCGCCGTTAGATTCTGTAACTCCGCCGGCGTGGGGAGTGGAACCACTCCGAGCGAGCCTTTCTCCAGTTGCCAGACATACTGCTGGTCCAGAGCGCATGGGCGATCGCCTTCAGTCCTATACCCCTGCCGGCAGGCCTTGGGGTTCGGCCCCGCCGGGGACTTGGCGTTCGCCACATAAAGGAAGCGCCCGTCCGCGCTCACGCTCACCGCGTTGGGATACCATCCGGTGGGAATCAGCCCGACAACCTGGCTGTCATCCAAATCGCGGTCCAGGCGGATTACGGCTACGGAATTCGTTCCCCCGTTGCTGACGTAAAGCGTCTTCTCGTCCGGCGATAGCGCCAGACCCGTGGGGTTCACGCCCTTGCCCTTCATCGCTGCCATCATGCCCGCCGGCGCTGCCGTCTTGATCTCCGCCACGACGCGGTCTTTCGTCGTGTCCACCAGCACCACCGAGTCGCTATTGTCGGCGACGGCGAACAGCACCGTCTGCTCTTTGTTCAACAGCATCTTCCCCGGCTGGCCGCGCGTTTTGATTCTCCCAACCACCGCCGGCGTCGCGTGCAGGTCCAGCACCACAATCTCGCGGTCGCGCAAGCTGGAGACGTAAACCTTGTCGTTGCTTTTGAAAGCCACGCCGTACGGATACTCGCCGCCCGCAACGCCCTTCTTCGCCGGATCATTCTTCCCCGGACGCAAATCCAGCTCGGCAACGACTTTCTTTGCGGCAAGATCAATGACCGACACCGAATCATTCATGTTGTTGGCGACGACCAGCCACGTTCCGTCCGCGCTCACCGCCAGTCCCGCCGCCAGCGGCTTGGTCGCTTTGCCCTTGACCATCTCGTCCGTGTTGATGCCCAGACCCGCCTTGTGCCCCAGCGCGATCGGCGGCAGTGCTTCCGCCCAGAGCGCGTCATTTTTTTTAAACACGTGAACGTTGTCATCCGACCCGCCAGCTACATAGAAGTGCCTGCCATCCGGAGCCCATGCCATTCCCATGTGCGTGTTGGCCACTTGCAATGCTTGGCGTTTTATCGGAGCGCTCTGTCGCGCGTCTGGATTCTGCGTAACGTCAAACACAAATACGTACTCGTTCGAGAACTCAGGCACCGCCTTGGCTTTGATGTCAGAGATGCGATTGAACCCGCTGGTCAGCGCCAACAGCGTGTTGCCGTCCGGGCTGAGCGCCGTGGTGATGGGATGATCGGCGGTGAACTCCGGCCTGCCCGGCATGTCCGGATTGAGCGGCAACAAAATCGACCCGCGCGCCGCGGTCGGCGTGATGCTCATGCCCGTCGGCAAAATTTCCGAAGGCAGCGCCTGCGACGGTTTGCTCAGAGAAGCCTGCGGCGGTTTGTTAGGAGAAGCCTGCATCTCCGCCGCGCCGCCGTGCGCCTTCAGGTCATTTTCAAGCTGGCTGGTGGGGATCTTGCCCAGCGAATCGTTCAGCCATTTGGCCAAGCGCAATCCGGCCAGCGCTACTTTCTTGTCCACCAGGCCGGCATTGGCTTTGTAATATGCCTCGTCTATCGCGGCCGGCTTGTCATCCAGAATCTTCCGCGCCTGGAGATGCGATTCGTTCGCCCAATCCTCCGGCGTTCCTCCAGCCTTCCCCTCCAGTTGTCCCAGCCGGATCACCAGTTCCACGCGCACCGCGTATTCTTCCTGGTTGAGCCCAGCGTGCTCCATCAGAATGCTGTCCCACACCCAATGCAGGTTGCAGGGATAGTCGCCGCACTGCGGGTTGCCGAACACCGGCAATTTAATGTCATTCCCGCCGCGGGCTTCCTCCACCGCGTGCAGCGGCTGGTGGATGTCCCCCACAAAGTGCACGATCCACTTGAGCGCTTCCGCGCGCTCCGTGCGCGAAGCGTTGGCATCCGTCAGCACCTTGGTGAACATTTCAATGCGGTCCACCACGCAGTTGTGGTGGTCGGTCAGCGCGTCTTTGTGTTTGTCCTGCGGGCGGAAGCAGTCGCGCTCGCGGGAGAAGCCCGCCGCGTCCTTGGGGATGTCCACAAAGTGCCAGTCATAACTTTCGTCGTGCTCTTTGCGTACCTGGTCCGGCCAACTGGCGACGGACGCCAGCGTGTCCGCGCCCAGAAGCAGCCGCACGTTGGCCCGGGCCTGCGGCGCCAGGCGCGATTCGGCAACGTCGCCGATGGTGGCGTGGCCTTTCGGTCCCCAGGCAAGAAGCTGCGCAGGAAGCAAGGCAAGCAGAAGCACGATCGCAAAAAGCTTTTTCATGCGGCCCTTATTGTACTCAAAAGAAAAAGCGCGGCAGTTTTTACGCTGCCGCGCCTGGTGGAAAGTCTCAACGGCAATTTAGAAGTGGAAGCGAGCTCCCAATTGGATCTGCCGCGGAGAATAAACAAAGTTGCTGTTGGACGAAGTCCGTGTGTCGAACACGGCATTCGGCGTGAGCGTGGCCGTGGCCGGCGTGGTGCCTCCCACGATGTAGCCCGTGGTGTTCACGCCGGTAACGTTCTGCTTGTTGGCCAGGTTGAAGAAATCCGTGAGCAATTCCAGCTTGTACCGTTCGGTAACGGCAAAGCTTTTGGAAACCCGCAGATCGGTGATCCACGTGGCCGGCTGCTGAATGCTGTTGCGGCTCAGAATGCGGTTGGCGCCGCCTGAACCGTTGATGCCGCTCACCGTTCCCGTGGGAGCGTTGCCGCTCACGCCCACCGAGATCGGCAAGCCGCTCTGGATCTGGTACACCGGAGCGATCTGCCAGTCATTGGCCAGCCACTTGGCCCAGCCATTGAGGCGCCAGGGCGAGGTCATCACGGCGTTCAGCACAAACCGTTGCGGCACGTTGTAGATGGAGTTCCCGTAGTCCGAGTTCAGGTCAAACGGATTGAACAGGGAGTTGGTGGCCACAAACGTCTGGCCGTTCACGCCGTTGTCCAGCGCGTGGGACCAGGTGTAGTTCGCTGAGAACTGTATGTGGTGGCTCATGCGATGGTTGGCCTGGAAGGACATGGCTTGATAGTTGCTGATCACGCCGCTGAAGATGTCCGTCATGGCGCCGAAATTGGTGTTCTTGCGCGGCCCGGTGAACAACGGCAGGGTCAGCGTAGGCGATGACAGCGGTCCTCCCGGCGCCACCGCGTAGGTGATGGTGCTGGTGGAAGGGTTCAGATTGGTGTCAACAAAGCTCGGCAGTTGGCGTCCAAAGCTGCCCAGGTAGCTCAAGGACAGCACCGTTCCCCATCCCATGTCATGTTCCACCGTAAGGTCCGCTTGGCGGATCTGCGGCTGCTGGAAGTTAGGATCGAAGAACGTGACGCTCTTTCCCGGAGGCGGTGACGATCCCGGGAAAACGAACGGGAACGCCGGAGCGGCGGGCGTGGTTGAGGAGAACGTGACCGTAGTTTGCGCACCGGGCATGGCCGTGCCGGTCAGCGCGCTGAAGATGGTGGAGTTGATCACGCGGGCGTAGAAGATGCCGTAACCGCCGCGCACCACGGTCTTGCCTTTGCCAAATACGTCATAGGCAAAACCCACGCGCGGGCCAAAGTTGTTGCCGTCGCTGGGCATCTGCGCGGTCTGCGGAACGTTGGTGTTGACCAGGTTGGGGAATACGCCGGGCAGGAATTCCCGCTCGTAGCGCACACCCAGAGAAAGACTCAACCGCGGCATGATTCTCCAGTCGTCCTGCACAAAGAACGATAGGTCCCGGGTGGAGAATTCAAAACCCAACGGCCCAAATGCCTGCGCGAACGTGGAGTAGCAGGGCACCGGCGTATTAGGTACGCCGCTCACCGTTCCCCGGCAGCTCTTTACGGAGTTCAGGTCAGAGAAGTAGTTCAGCAGGCTGCTGTAGTTGTAGCTGCCGAACTGCGTGGCCAGGTTCTGCGAGTTGTCATACACGTGGCTGAAGTCGAAGCCGAACTTCATGCTGTGTTTGCCGTGCGTCCAGTTCACCGTGTCGGCCACCTGCCAGCGCGATTCGTCCGGGAAGCTCGGCCGGATCAGGAACGTTGGCGTGCCAAAGGTGAAGCCGTTGGTGATGAAAACGCTGGGCGGCAGCCCCAGAGGATTGGTGAACGTTGGGGTGTTGAGCAGCGTGCTCTGCTCGTACGGCGTTGGCGTCTGCGTATTTTCGTATTCGAAATCGCGGCCGTACTGGAAACGGATTTCGTTGCCCAGAGTCGGCGTAAAGAAGGTGTTCAGTTTGGCTACGCCCCAGGTGTCCTTCACGTAGTCATTGCCAAAGCTGGCCACGCCGAATGTGTTGGTGGCCTGCGTCTGGATGCCCGCCGGGGACGACCAGCGCATGCGGTTGAAGGTGAACGAAGCGTGGTTCTTCTGGTTTACCTGCCAATCCAGCTTGGGCAGGATGATGTCTTGGTCGCCCTTGCGCGGCACAGGACCAGTCATGCTGGCCAGGCCCGCCAGATCATTGTTATAGATGGTTTGCGCCTGCGCGGCGGTCACTCCCAGCCGGCTGGCCAGCGTGGTCAGCGTGGCTGCAGTGGGCGCGGCGAAGAATGCTCCAGGGTTGGTGGCTGTCGCGGTGCCGGGGAAGTTGCGATGGAACCCGTCATAAGCCAGGAACCAGAATAATTTGTCCTTCTTGAGCGCTCCGCCCACGCCAAAGCCCCACATGTCGCGCCGGTCGGTCGGCTTGTAGGGACTGGTGGTGAAGGTGCCGGGCGCCGTCTGCGAGGTCAGCGTGGTGAACGCATTGGCCGCGCCAATGGCGTTGTCGCGGTCGTAATAATAGGCTTCGCCGTGCAGCGCGTTAGTGCCGCTCTTGGTCACCGTATTGACCACGCCTCCGGCAGAGCGTCCGTACTCGGCCGAGTAGTTGGAGGTGTTCACCTGGAACTCTTCCACTGCGGCTTTCGGCGTGGAATAGCCAACGCGGGTGCGCCCGCGTTCTTCTGAGAAGAACGCCTGGTTGTTGTCGGCTCCATCAATGGTGTTGTTGTTCAGCAGCGTGCTCATGCCGCGGAAGCTCAGCAGTCCGAATCCGCTGGAGTCGCTGACCACGCCCGGCGTCAGGATGGCAAAGCTGGACCAGCGCCCGCCGTTGATCGGCAGATTGCTGATGGCGTGCTGGTTCAACGTGGGAGCAAATTCCGGCGAGCTGTAGTTGATCTGCGGCGCTTCCGCCGTGACTTCCACCGTCTCCGTAGTGGCGCTTACGCCCAGCCGCGGGGAAACTTCCGTCACGCTGCCCACCTGCACAATCACCTGCTCGGCCTTGTAGGGAGCAAAGCCCTGCTGGTTGATGGTGACAGTGTACGTGCCGGACGAAAGATTGGTTACGCGATAGTAACCGGAATCGT
Encoded proteins:
- a CDS encoding TonB-dependent receptor: MSSFVRSIRPLMVAVLLVICGTLLLAQSTTDGAIGGTVFDTHGAVVAKAKVVVHNNGTNAEKSITTDDSGYYRVTNLSSGTYTVTINQQGFAPYKAEQVIVQVGSVTEVSPRLGVSATTETVEVTAEAPQINYSSPEFAPTLNQHAISNLPINGGRWSSFAILTPGVVSDSSGFGLLSFRGMSTLLNNNTIDGADNNQAFFSEERGRTRVGYSTPKAAVEEFQVNTSNYSAEYGRSAGGVVNTVTKSGTNALHGEAYYYDRDNAIGAANAFTTLTSQTAPGTFTTSPYKPTDRRDMWGFGVGGALKKDKLFWFLAYDGFHRNFPGTATATNPGAFFAAPTAATLTTLASRLGVTAAQAQTIYNNDLAGLASMTGPVPRKGDQDIILPKLDWQVNQKNHASFTFNRMRWSSPAGIQTQATNTFGVASFGNDYVKDTWGVAKLNTFFTPTLGNEIRFQYGRDFEYENTQTPTPYEQSTLLNTPTFTNPLGLPPSVFITNGFTFGTPTFLIRPSFPDESRWQVADTVNWTHGKHSMKFGFDFSHVYDNSQNLATQFGSYNYSSLLNYFSDLNSVKSCRGTVSGVPNTPVPCYSTFAQAFGPLGFEFSTRDLSFFVQDDWRIMPRLSLSLGVRYEREFLPGVFPNLVNTNVPQTAQMPSDGNNFGPRVGFAYDVFGKGKTVVRGGYGIFYARVINSTIFSALTGTAMPGAQTTVTFSSTTPAAPAFPFVFPGSSPPPGKSVTFFDPNFQQPQIRQADLTVEHDMGWGTVLSLSYLGSFGRQLPSFVDTNLNPSTSTITYAVAPGGPLSSPTLTLPLFTGPRKNTNFGAMTDIFSGVISNYQAMSFQANHRMSHHIQFSANYTWSHALDNGVNGQTFVATNSLFNPFDLNSDYGNSIYNVPQRFVLNAVMTSPWRLNGWAKWLANDWQIAPVYQIQSGLPISVGVSGNAPTGTVSGINGSGGANRILSRNSIQQPATWITDLRVSKSFAVTERYKLELLTDFFNLANKQNVTGVNTTGYIVGGTTPATATLTPNAVFDTRTSSNSNFVYSPRQIQLGARFHF